TCTTGAAGACGAGTTGACGGATTTGATGACCCGTCGAATTGAGAAGGTCGGAGACGTCAGCGAACAGCAGATCGAAACTTTGCAAAAAACGATTTCTGAGATCGATGCGCAGATCAGTCAGCTCATCAAAAAGCAACAGTCGATGTATAACGCGAACTGGGGTCAATTGATGAGAGCCGGCAACGAAGAAAGTTATTTTGCCTACCAGCTCGATCGTTATGCATGCGTGTATATGGAAAAGCTGGCGGATCTTTTGGATCTGTCGCCAAGAACTTACTTCCGCGCTCCTCGCCGTCCTTTGGCGCACGAGCTTTACTAACGCTGGTTGTGAGTTTACATAAAAAAAGCCGCCATCTCTGGCGGCTTTTTTTTGCTCTGTTTTTACGGAACTATCTTTTCAAACACTTAAATGACTTCACCATAGCTGCTCTGTCGTAAATGGGACCGTTCATATCGTGAATCTCCAAAGATCCTTTTTGTGAAGGGCAATCCAACATTGCTTGAAAGAGAGAACATTGACCGTCTCGCAAAATACGGAAGTAGTGACCTCCCACTGTCACGTATGACAAATTACCAGGGTCATTTGGTGATGAAATTTTCTCAATCTCCCAGTGGCCGTGTTGTGGAGTATCTTGAATCCAAGTTTGTTTTTCACAACTGCCACCCACTTCGTAATCACCCTTAATAGTGTAGTTGTATTCAAATGCTTGCGCCGTCGCAGCAGAAACTAGAAGTCCAAATACCAATGAAAATTTGAAAAATACATTTACTGCTTTCATTATGTTCCCCTTTTTAATAATGATTGAGTCTAGTTGAATTTGCGTACCCCCGAGATATACAAATTCGAGAATCCCTTTGCTAACGCTATTTGAGCAGTACCTAAATAAGGAACTCTTATGACGCCTTTAGTGCCGATTCAAGATTCTCAAGAAGAATTCAAAGCTCTGATGTCTTTGCTGAAGAACATTTTGCGAGAGCGAAAGATTTCATACGCGGAACTTGCGAAGCAATTGGGAATGTCCGAATCGGGTCTTAAAAAAGTTTTCTCAAGTAATGACATCTCCTTCAGCAGAGTCTCGCAAATAGCCGGCGCTCTTGGTTTGCGAATCACAGATTTACTTAATGAAATTGAAAACAACGAAACTCACTCCGTCACCTTTAGCTCTGAGGAGCAAAAATATTTCCTCGAGAACAAAGAAACTTTTTATTTCTTCGTTCGACTGCTCATCGAAAGAAATAGCGTCGAAGAAATCCAGACTGAATTCCAATTAAGCAATGCTGAAACTTTTAAAATTCTTAAAACATTGGATTCTTTTGGCTGGATACAACTTTTGCCCGGTAATAAAATCAAACTTCCACCGCTTTCACATGTCAGAGATTTCGGCTCAGGTCCCTTTCTTGAACACATCTACCAAGAATGGAGTGTTGATTCCGTTCGCAGTATCGCCAGACCCGAGAATCAAAAGTCAGGTAAATTTATCATCCGCTGTTTGCGAATGAAACCCTCTACCTACCAAAGTTTTTTACAAAGACTAAAAGAACTCGAGATCGATTTGCTAAGAACCGCTATTCGCGAAATGAAAGTTTCCAATAAAAACTTGCAGACCATGCAATGGGTGTCAGTGACGGACCTTAAAAGTTTCATAACTTCGAAGGCAGTCTCTGAAGCAGGAAGATTGCGTTTAAAAGCTTTACCGAAATAAAGACTAATTTTCCTCGGCCGCTTTTTGCGTTTTTTCTTCGTTGGAGTTTTTAAGACGTTGAGACAATGTTTTCACAAGCGCCTTCGACCATGCTGGACGAGAGAATAACAAAACATCCAAGGACTTGCTGGGAATTTCGATAAGTTCGCAGTCGGTTAAACTCATGACACTGGCAGAACGCGCTTCATTATTAATATAAGACATTTCGCCCACGAATTCACCGGGCTGAATCTGGCCTAAAACGACGTGTTGCCCATTGTCCTCACGGTAGGCTTTCAGTTTTCCTGACTTTACCAAGTAAACGTAGTCACCTTTTTCTCCGTGCTGAATCAAAACTTCGTTTGCGGCAAGAAAGCGCAATCGATAATTGGAGTTCTCGCCGTCGGCAACCCAGTTCAATGCTCGTGTCAGTGCTTGTCCTAATTGAGATTCCTTGACCGGTCTTTCAACGAATTGAACCTGTCCTGTGACGACTTCGTCGACCAAATGTTCCTTGTCCAGACGATCTGAAACGACGACGACAGCCACTCGATCTTTGCGTCTTAAAAACTTATCGACAAGATCCAGGGCTTGAATCTTTTGCACATTGGAATCAATCAGCACGACATGCGGAGGCACGTTTTCACTTTTAAACAAAGCTTCGATCCCATCCACCGCAGAAAAAACTGTCGCATGCGAGATCCGCGCTTTGATGTGCTGCTCGAGTTTTGAAATTTCTTGCGAGTTGCTGGAAGCGATAAGAAAGATTTTT
This region of Bdellovibrio sp. 22V genomic DNA includes:
- a CDS encoding helix-turn-helix transcriptional regulator, which produces MTPLVPIQDSQEEFKALMSLLKNILRERKISYAELAKQLGMSESGLKKVFSSNDISFSRVSQIAGALGLRITDLLNEIENNETHSVTFSSEEQKYFLENKETFYFFVRLLIERNSVEEIQTEFQLSNAETFKILKTLDSFGWIQLLPGNKIKLPPLSHVRDFGSGPFLEHIYQEWSVDSVRSIARPENQKSGKFIIRCLRMKPSTYQSFLQRLKELEIDLLRTAIREMKVSNKNLQTMQWVSVTDLKSFITSKAVSEAGRLRLKALPK
- a CDS encoding cyclic nucleotide-binding domain-containing protein, whose product is MSDLENKKIFLIASSNSQEISKLEQHIKARISHATVFSAVDGIEALFKSENVPPHVVLIDSNVQKIQALDLVDKFLRRKDRVAVVVVSDRLDKEHLVDEVVTGQVQFVERPVKESQLGQALTRALNWVADGENSNYRLRFLAANEVLIQHGEKGDYVYLVKSGKLKAYREDNGQHVVLGQIQPGEFVGEMSYINNEARSASVMSLTDCELIEIPSKSLDVLLFSRPAWSKALVKTLSQRLKNSNEEKTQKAAEEN